A segment of the Bacillus pseudomycoides genome:
AATTATGTAAGGGAGTTTTTACTTTTAAGATTTATACTATTTGCTTTGGTCCTCATGACTTTTTCCTTTGTCATAAACCGTATTATTGATTGGTTCTTTAGGAAGTCAAGCTTTTTTGATGAAGAAGTAGAACGAACGATTCAAAGTGTAATTCGATCAATTTTTAGGTATGGAATTTTAATTAGTCTTGTTTTTTATCTAATTAGTCAATTTGTAGATATAAAAGGTATTCTTGCTGGTGCAGGGATTGCCGGAGTTGTCGTCGGTTTTGCTGCACAACAGATGCTAAAAGATGTTATATTAGGGTTCGCAAGATTAACGGACAAAGAGTTTCGTGTCGGCGATTTTGTTACTTTTAACGGGACAAGTTCAGGTACCATTGAGGAAATCAGTATTCGCTTTATGCAAATTCGTGAATGGTCGGGAAAACTCCTTACCATCCCACATGGAGAGATTAGAACGATACAAAATTTTAATAAAGGCTGGATGCGGGTTATTGAACGGATTACGGTAAGTTATCAGGAAGATCCTACAAGAATAAAGGAATTGTTAGAAAAAGTATGTGTTATCTGCAATGAAGAATTGGATCAAAGCCTATATAGGATAGAGGACGAGGCTGTTGAATCATTTCACTATATTGGTGTTACAGACTTAAATCCAAACCTTAAATATGTTGGGTACGAATTTTGTATTGTAGGTTTGGTTAAACCCGAGGAGTATTTTGAAACTTCCAGGCAAGTAAGGTTTGAACTAATGTCTATATTCCATGAGAATCAAGTACAAATGCCAGCAGCGAATATGTTCGTTCATACTGAAAAATTACAGCTGGAGAGTAGCTTTCACCAAGTAGGTAAAGAAAACTAGCTGATTGGAAATTATATTAAGAGTTTGGGTTTGTAGACTGGCAGGTTTCGATGAGCTTAAGGGGGTAAAAAATTCCTCCTAAAAAAAGTAACTTCCGCACTCGAGCGCAATTCTATAGCAAGAATTGTGCTCATTCTTTATGTATTGGGACATATTCTTGAATAATTAATTGTGGAAAAAATGGCAATTTGAGATGGTGCGTTAGTGAAATAAAGAATATTAAATTAATCAAACTTTTTTATAAAAATCTCATATATAGCTAAAAAGAGTAACTCCATTTTAATCAATCTTTTTTCAAAATAGAGCTTTTGTAGTTGCTGTTAAATAAAGGTTTGTAACTTCACAGTTTCTCAGCA
Coding sequences within it:
- a CDS encoding mechanosensitive ion channel family protein, which translates into the protein MNLLTFTEEFFNYVREFLLLRFILFALVLMTFSFVINRIIDWFFRKSSFFDEEVERTIQSVIRSIFRYGILISLVFYLISQFVDIKGILAGAGIAGVVVGFAAQQMLKDVILGFARLTDKEFRVGDFVTFNGTSSGTIEEISIRFMQIREWSGKLLTIPHGEIRTIQNFNKGWMRVIERITVSYQEDPTRIKELLEKVCVICNEELDQSLYRIEDEAVESFHYIGVTDLNPNLKYVGYEFCIVGLVKPEEYFETSRQVRFELMSIFHENQVQMPAANMFVHTEKLQLESSFHQVGKEN